A portion of the Oscillospiraceae bacterium genome contains these proteins:
- a CDS encoding recombinase family protein: MKETERIAAYCRISIDDDLDNENVSIENQKSIISAYVKDKFPNMECDFYEDRDKSGYTFEERDGYQKMRKLLFNGYYKILIIKNFSRFSRRNSLGLYELELLRDAGVRIISIQDNIDFPNNAEWLNIQFKFLMNEQPVSEASKNVRSIIKNRQRNAEWVCNAPYGYYLHPFKKNTVCVDEEGAAVVKKIFELYNDGWGYKKIAEYLTETNAPTGRMLMVKHALEREKDPSKIKPSTIWSHVAVAKIVSNDFYIGTLRQNVWTRAGINKRDVRTDPKDHMIFENHHEPIIEKKVFEKAQEELKHRTTSHYKGKRKYEIPYSGRIYCADCGAHMFSISNPKRPNAYFCGSYHRRGLKACTSHHIHESKLNEAVKNYIRAVKENLQDKLININLDSSKEQVERNKIRIANLQNFIEDKKSELTISMQQRIKQISKYPDNEESIDETFDAVDNGLRKEIENAELEIEFLTDESEKRKEIKNNIDTVLDTFNHLLSKEHFTEKDIALIIERITVDEDKTITIFLKSSITDIIDLVERTQEE; the protein is encoded by the coding sequence ATGAAAGAGACAGAAAGAATAGCGGCATATTGCCGTATATCAATAGATGATGACCTTGACAATGAAAATGTATCAATAGAAAATCAGAAATCAATCATAAGCGCTTATGTGAAAGATAAGTTTCCTAATATGGAATGTGATTTCTATGAAGACAGAGATAAGTCTGGTTATACCTTTGAAGAAAGAGATGGGTATCAGAAAATGAGAAAATTATTGTTTAATGGGTATTATAAGATACTTATTATCAAGAATTTTTCCAGATTTTCCAGAAGAAATAGTCTGGGTTTATATGAACTTGAACTATTAAGAGATGCCGGAGTAAGAATCATTTCAATTCAAGACAATATAGATTTTCCTAATAATGCCGAATGGTTGAATATACAGTTTAAATTCCTTATGAACGAACAACCAGTCAGTGAGGCAAGTAAAAATGTCAGAAGCATTATTAAGAACAGACAGCGTAATGCCGAATGGGTTTGTAATGCTCCATACGGTTATTACTTACATCCTTTCAAAAAAAATACTGTTTGTGTTGATGAAGAAGGCGCAGCGGTTGTGAAAAAAATCTTTGAATTATATAATGATGGTTGGGGTTATAAAAAAATTGCTGAGTATTTAACTGAGACTAATGCTCCAACTGGCAGAATGCTTATGGTGAAACATGCCTTGGAGAGAGAAAAAGACCCAAGCAAGATTAAACCAAGTACCATTTGGAGTCATGTTGCAGTTGCAAAAATTGTAAGCAATGATTTTTATATAGGTACATTAAGACAAAATGTATGGACAAGAGCGGGCATCAATAAAAGAGATGTTCGTACTGACCCAAAAGACCATATGATATTTGAAAATCACCATGAACCTATCATTGAAAAAAAGGTTTTTGAGAAGGCGCAAGAAGAATTAAAACACAGAACCACATCTCATTACAAAGGTAAGCGCAAGTATGAAATTCCTTACAGTGGCAGAATTTACTGTGCTGATTGTGGTGCTCATATGTTTTCAATTTCCAACCCTAAGAGACCAAATGCTTATTTCTGTGGTTCTTATCACAGAAGGGGGTTAAAGGCATGTACCTCACACCATATTCACGAATCTAAACTCAATGAGGCAGTGAAAAATTACATCCGTGCAGTTAAAGAAAATTTGCAAGATAAACTTATAAATATCAACCTTGACAGCAGTAAAGAGCAGGTTGAGAGAAACAAGATACGTATTGCAAATCTCCAAAATTTCATTGAAGATAAGAAATCTGAACTTACTATAAGTATGCAACAACGTATCAAACAAATTTCTAAATACCCAGATAATGAAGAAAGCATTGATGAAACCTTTGATGCAGTTGACAATGGTCTTCGTAAAGAGATAGAAAATGCTGAGTTGGAAATAGAATTTCTTACTGACGAAAGTGAAAAGAGAAAAGAAATCAAGAACAATATAGATACGGTTCTTGATACATTTAATCATTTGCTTTCTAAGGAACACTTTACCGAAAAAGATATTGCTCTTATTATAGAGCGTATCACAGTAGATGAAGACAAGACAATTACCATTTTCTTAAAGAGCAGTATTACTGACATCATAGACCTTGTAGAAAGAACACA
- a CDS encoding DNA cytosine methyltransferase: MKDLYNKHIVACAEIDKKAFESEKVLLGEEIVNLWDVRNVLSYDLKNVSCIVAGFPCQSVSSIGEKLGITNYCKNPECGHSFSPLDVDVLGVCPVCGCTDIEETPSSLVCYVLEAIKNIKPEFVILENVANFATSKRFRADFDKINAKIESYGYNIYWKVLNAHDYGSVQNRRRIIWVCVRSDVDAGFEFPEPYTFTRNLQTILEDCSDVFAGTDAKVVIDSSISPYIRTSIEKYVDEIISSDAETIKLPCKSGWADHVIGLKKIPTLRASNSTCIVRQIYKDADGNDRYYIKKLSPKERWLATGFTAADYEKVSKINSKTQLNHQTGNSICVELLVAVWLELFDRMPYLFKELRLLSLFSGVGAFERSLDILYSEINL; this comes from the coding sequence ATGAAAGATTTATATAACAAGCATATCGTAGCATGTGCTGAGATAGATAAAAAGGCATTTGAATCTGAAAAAGTGCTTTTAGGAGAAGAAATAGTTAATTTATGGGATGTAAGAAATGTTTTAAGTTATGATTTAAAAAATGTTTCTTGTATTGTGGCAGGTTTTCCATGCCAAAGCGTTAGTTCAATAGGTGAAAAACTTGGTATCACAAATTATTGTAAAAACCCAGAGTGTGGGCATTCTTTTTCACCATTAGATGTAGATGTGCTCGGTGTCTGTCCGGTATGTGGATGCACTGACATTGAAGAAACTCCAAGCTCATTAGTTTGTTATGTGCTTGAGGCAATTAAAAATATCAAACCAGAATTTGTGATTTTGGAGAATGTGGCAAATTTTGCTACATCAAAGAGGTTCAGAGCAGATTTTGATAAGATAAATGCAAAAATTGAAAGTTATGGGTACAACATTTACTGGAAGGTTCTCAATGCTCATGATTATGGTTCAGTTCAAAACAGAAGACGAATCATATGGGTATGTGTTAGGTCAGATGTAGATGCAGGTTTTGAGTTTCCAGAACCATATACATTTACAAGGAACTTGCAGACTATATTAGAGGACTGTTCAGATGTATTTGCTGGTACAGATGCAAAGGTTGTGATAGATTCCAGCATTTCCCCATATATAAGAACCTCCATTGAAAAGTATGTTGATGAAATTATTTCATCTGATGCTGAAACTATAAAACTCCCTTGTAAATCTGGTTGGGCAGACCATGTGATAGGTCTCAAAAAGATACCAACACTCCGTGCATCTAATTCTACATGCATTGTGAGACAGATTTATAAGGATGCAGATGGCAATGACAGATATTACATAAAGAAACTTTCTCCAAAGGAAAGATGGTTGGCAACTGGTTTTACAGCAGCAGACTATGAGAAAGTTTCTAAAATCAACAGTAAAACTCAACTCAATCACCAGACCGGCAATAGTATCTGTGTAGAATTGCTTGTAGCAGTGTGGTTGGAACTCTTTGATAGAATGCCTTATTTGTTCAAAGAATTGCGCCTGTTAAGTTTGTTTTCTGGCGTGGGGGCATTTGAGAGAAGTCTAGATATTTTATATTCAGAAATCAACTTATAA
- a CDS encoding site-specific DNA-methyltransferase, whose product MIKLKSFKKILVENFTKAVKILKNQIIKGDCEKILHAIPTGSVKAVVMDGPYILHTKKGKTTGCYAHTDFMKGIAAFCDGFSVNVLKEIVRICEKINGIFFCSAAQLDFYISFFQQYENVEIILHTWQKTNPFCSKGTMLSDTEYIVQVVDKSLVGEVDTTPEHFITPKFTKLKKKYGHGTIKPVEIMTKLIEKVSEPGDLILDPFCGTNSTGVSALMCGRDFIGCEIEDKYAKVSEQRILETMEDLGIEELVHDELCGTIALGNAEEILETVEKDEFDVAFVDSTVFTDIPFTYIDSVISKMTLPCVNVWVEEKDIIDVSMRYARQGFIFDIVYSYGEKTMAMVHLRKPGKLFYGTYHTSRHFYVDDGMPFQPKSKKAKKVIVEQSVGSYEDSIPYMVMRNMVLNCTLAGDTVLDLTGGGLTAEICTRTDRKFICAVSDKENLIRCAERISKAKALKGGETFDMNKVLTFQD is encoded by the coding sequence ATGATTAAATTGAAATCATTTAAGAAAATTTTAGTAGAGAACTTTACAAAGGCAGTGAAAATTCTGAAAAATCAGATAATCAAAGGTGATTGTGAGAAAATATTACATGCTATTCCAACCGGCAGCGTTAAAGCTGTTGTAATGGATGGTCCGTATATTTTACATACAAAAAAAGGCAAGACTACCGGATGTTATGCTCATACAGACTTTATGAAAGGCATAGCGGCATTCTGTGATGGTTTTTCTGTTAATGTTTTAAAAGAGATTGTTCGTATCTGTGAAAAAATCAATGGAATTTTCTTTTGCAGTGCAGCGCAGTTAGATTTCTATATTTCTTTTTTTCAACAGTATGAAAATGTGGAAATTATTCTTCATACTTGGCAGAAAACTAACCCTTTCTGTTCTAAGGGAACTATGCTTTCTGACACAGAATACATAGTTCAAGTTGTTGATAAAAGTCTTGTTGGAGAGGTAGATACTACTCCGGAGCATTTTATCACACCTAAATTTACAAAATTGAAGAAAAAGTATGGTCATGGAACTATTAAACCAGTTGAAATTATGACTAAATTGATTGAAAAAGTTTCTGAACCTGGCGACCTTATTCTTGACCCATTTTGTGGAACAAACTCAACCGGTGTCAGTGCCTTAATGTGTGGCAGAGACTTTATTGGTTGTGAAATTGAAGACAAGTATGCAAAGGTGTCAGAACAGAGAATCTTGGAAACTATGGAAGACCTCGGAATTGAAGAACTTGTTCATGATGAACTTTGTGGAACTATTGCCCTTGGCAATGCAGAAGAAATTCTTGAAACAGTTGAAAAGGATGAATTTGATGTTGCTTTTGTAGATTCTACTGTTTTTACAGATATTCCTTTTACATATATAGATTCAGTTATCTCCAAGATGACTTTACCATGTGTCAATGTTTGGGTCGAAGAAAAAGACATTATAGATGTAAGTATGAGATACGCTCGTCAAGGGTTCATCTTTGATATTGTATATTCCTATGGTGAAAAGACTATGGCAATGGTACATCTGAGAAAACCTGGGAAACTGTTCTATGGAACATATCATACCTCCAGACATTTTTATGTTGATGATGGTATGCCATTTCAACCCAAGTCAAAAAAGGCAAAAAAGGTTATTGTGGAACAGAGTGTAGGCAGTTATGAAGACAGCATTCCTTACATGGTTATGAGGAATATGGTGCTTAACTGTACTCTTGCTGGTGATACTGTGCTTGACTTGACCGGTGGTGGTTTAACAGCAGAAATCTGTACTAGAACTGATAGAAAGTTCATATGTGCAGTTTCAGATAAAGAAAACCTTATACGCTGTGCTGAAAGAATCAGTAAAGCAAAGGCATTGAAAGGGGGTGAAACCTTCGATATGAACAAGGTGCTTACCTTTCAAGACTAA
- a CDS encoding recombinase family protein → MRVGYIRCSTLEQNEARQVKMMEEQNTERVFIDKASGKNTDRTAFKEMMSFVRSGDTVICESISRIARNTRDLLSIVSELTEKGVEFISLKEQIDTTTPQGRFMITVFGALAELERENILERQREGIEIAKAEGKYKGRKPIEVENFPNIYNQWKSGSITARQSMRILNLKPNTFYRRVKDYEATL, encoded by the coding sequence ATGAGAGTTGGTTATATCAGGTGTTCGACCTTGGAACAAAACGAGGCACGCCAGGTAAAGATGATGGAAGAACAAAATACAGAAAGAGTATTCATTGATAAAGCAAGTGGTAAAAACACAGACCGTACCGCGTTTAAAGAAATGATGTCCTTTGTACGTTCTGGTGATACCGTAATCTGTGAAAGCATTTCAAGAATTGCCAGAAATACACGCGACCTTTTATCTATTGTTTCAGAACTAACAGAAAAAGGCGTTGAATTTATAAGTTTAAAGGAACAAATCGATACTACAACACCCCAAGGGCGGTTTATGATTACAGTTTTTGGAGCATTGGCAGAACTGGAGCGTGAAAACATTCTGGAGCGTCAAAGAGAAGGCATAGAAATAGCAAAAGCCGAGGGTAAGTACAAGGGTAGAAAACCTATTGAGGTTGAAAATTTCCCCAACATCTATAATCAATGGAAGTCGGGATCTATAACCGCTCGGCAGAGCATGAGAATTTTAAATTTAAAACCGAATACATTTTACCGCAGGGTCAAGGACTATGAAGCAACGTTATAA
- a CDS encoding type II toxin-antitoxin system PemK/MazF family toxin has protein sequence MLILMTETTTYIRKGDIFYVELGKERNGSVQNGGATGVRPCVVMANKVACNVSPVLLVVPITSSFGKQHKSMPTHLELGNILPKKSVALFEQVLTVNRYQLRDKIAKLSDDLLEEANQKIMISFGLIPQYA, from the coding sequence ATGTTGATTTTAATGACAGAAACTACTACTTACATAAGAAAAGGAGACATTTTTTATGTTGAGTTAGGAAAAGAAAGGAACGGTTCGGTACAGAACGGAGGAGCAACTGGTGTCAGACCTTGTGTTGTTATGGCAAACAAAGTTGCATGCAATGTTAGTCCGGTTCTTTTGGTTGTTCCGATAACCTCCAGTTTTGGAAAACAGCATAAAAGTATGCCTACTCATCTTGAACTTGGAAACATTCTACCAAAAAAATCAGTAGCACTCTTTGAACAAGTCTTGACAGTCAATCGATACCAATTACGTGATAAGATTGCAAAATTGTCAGATGATTTGCTTGAAGAGGCAAACCAAAAAATTATGATTTCTTTTGGTCTGATTCCACAGTATGCATGA